A single genomic interval of bacterium harbors:
- a CDS encoding DUF3943 domain-containing protein: MSTSDAIPEGRHVNMRKGSGSMPNGAHRWSLLAGAVAFFLLSPGAGFAADPPPVDTPAEAAVQAVDNLLITTPPPPPNVRLPVLGWGDGNGKSYWIPAAEILGFEALLNVYGRLVYPNDVDEQYSEGHRVFSVTPSTAWRHLTKGPWGFDGDSFQVNQIQHPYQGAVYQGFARSAGLGFWPSAAYTFLGSFVWEVAGETTKPSINDQVASGIGGSLLGEPLFRLSSLVLEDGGYHPGFWRELAAAVLSPPAGFNRHVFGDRFKGVFPSHSPATFTRVRLGASLTEQAVGPDTDQVTRNEGTLDYYLAYGLPGKDGYTYDRPFDYFDIQFTAVSNSNVFENIMTRGLLYGKKYEAGDDYRGVWGLYGSFDYISPQVFRVSSTVLSLGTTGQWWLTRAIALQGSAFGGIGYGAGGTVHRTEERDYHYGGTGHGLLAARLIFGDKAMLDMTAREYYISGLGSTRTDGSERIFRGNASITVSVYKRHGIGIQYVMSRRDASSTGIRDIHQTVGTWSIAYNFLGDSRFGAVEWRPDVLENR; the protein is encoded by the coding sequence ATGTCGACGTCGGATGCGATCCCGGAAGGACGGCACGTCAACATGCGGAAGGGTAGCGGGTCCATGCCCAACGGCGCGCACCGGTGGTCGCTTCTTGCCGGAGCCGTCGCATTTTTTCTGCTGTCGCCGGGCGCGGGGTTCGCCGCGGATCCCCCCCCTGTCGACACGCCTGCCGAGGCGGCGGTGCAGGCCGTCGACAATCTTCTGATCACGACGCCTCCCCCTCCCCCCAACGTGCGGTTACCGGTTCTGGGGTGGGGGGATGGGAACGGCAAGAGCTATTGGATCCCGGCGGCGGAGATCCTGGGCTTCGAGGCGCTCCTCAACGTGTACGGCCGACTCGTTTACCCCAACGACGTGGACGAGCAATATTCGGAAGGTCACAGGGTCTTCAGCGTGACCCCGTCCACCGCCTGGAGGCACCTCACCAAGGGGCCCTGGGGATTCGACGGCGATTCCTTCCAGGTGAACCAGATCCAGCATCCATACCAGGGAGCCGTTTACCAGGGATTCGCACGATCGGCCGGCCTCGGCTTCTGGCCATCGGCCGCCTATACCTTCCTGGGCAGCTTCGTCTGGGAGGTGGCCGGGGAGACCACGAAGCCCTCGATCAACGACCAGGTCGCGAGTGGCATCGGCGGGAGCCTTCTGGGGGAGCCGCTCTTCCGGCTGTCGAGCCTGGTGCTCGAGGACGGCGGCTATCACCCCGGATTCTGGCGTGAGCTGGCCGCGGCGGTGCTCTCGCCCCCGGCCGGCTTCAACCGCCACGTTTTCGGCGACCGGTTCAAAGGGGTGTTCCCGAGCCACAGCCCGGCCACCTTCACGCGCGTGCGGCTCGGCGCGAGCCTGACCGAACAGGCGGTCGGACCCGACACGGACCAGGTCACCCGGAACGAGGGGACCCTGGATTACTACCTCGCCTACGGGCTCCCCGGGAAAGACGGCTACACCTATGATCGGCCTTTCGACTACTTCGACATCCAATTCACCGCCGTCTCCAACAGCAACGTCTTCGAAAACATCATGACCCGCGGCCTCCTCTACGGAAAGAAATACGAGGCAGGAGACGACTATCGCGGGGTGTGGGGCCTGTACGGGAGCTTCGACTACATCTCGCCGCAGGTCTTCCGCGTCTCCAGTACGGTCCTTTCCCTCGGCACCACCGGCCAGTGGTGGCTCACGCGTGCGATTGCGCTCCAAGGCTCGGCGTTCGGCGGGATCGGATACGGCGCGGGGGGCACCGTCCACCGCACCGAGGAACGCGACTACCACTACGGCGGGACAGGGCATGGGCTTCTCGCGGCCCGCCTGATCTTCGGCGACAAGGCGATGCTCGACATGACGGCGCGCGAATACTACATCAGCGGCCTCGGTTCCACCCGGACGGATGGGTCGGAGCGCATCTTCCGCGGGAACGCGTCGATCACCGTGAGCGTTTACAAACGCCACGGGATCGGGATCCAGTACGTCATGTCGCGCCGGGATGCGTCCTCTACCGGTATCCGCGATATTCACCAGACGGTCGGAACCTGGAGCATCGCCTACAACTTCCTCGGCGACTCCCGGTTCGGCGCCGTCGAGTGGCGGCCTGATGTACTCGAGAATCGTTAG
- a CDS encoding CDP-alcohol phosphatidyltransferase family protein — translation MKDPSEKSMSIFRTFVLADIITLANAGFGMAAILLSLNHVTGSRTPCLRAVFLLLPLALACDVLDGFVARRLTRQSLLGADLDSLADIVSFGVAPAVLGFALGLRGVWDALILIYFVNCGISRLARFNVTAEALSGGTGKVKYYEGTPIPSSIIIVFILGIVFWQGRIDHLLPFGSFRIGPWIFHPFSLLYAASGSAMISTFRIPKL, via the coding sequence ATGAAGGATCCATCTGAAAAGTCGATGTCCATCTTCAGGACATTTGTCCTGGCGGACATCATCACCCTGGCGAACGCAGGTTTCGGGATGGCGGCTATCCTTCTATCTCTGAACCATGTCACCGGTTCCCGTACCCCTTGCCTCCGGGCCGTCTTTCTCCTTCTCCCTCTCGCGCTGGCCTGCGATGTTCTCGATGGGTTCGTGGCTCGTCGTCTGACGCGGCAATCTCTTCTTGGGGCCGATCTCGATTCGCTGGCCGATATTGTTTCCTTCGGCGTTGCGCCCGCCGTCCTGGGGTTTGCATTGGGACTGCGAGGCGTATGGGATGCCCTGATTCTTATCTATTTCGTGAATTGCGGAATCAGCCGGCTTGCCAGGTTCAATGTGACCGCGGAAGCGCTTTCCGGCGGAACGGGAAAGGTCAAATATTACGAAGGGACTCCCATCCCTTCCAGCATCATCATCGTATTCATTCTCGGCATTGTCTTTTGGCAGGGGCGGATCGATCATCTCCTCCCCTTCGGTTCCTTTCGGATCGGGCCATGGATATTTCACCCTTTTTCACTCCTTTATGCAGCGAGTGGAAGCGCGATGATAAGTACCTTCCGCATCCCGAAACTTTGA
- a CDS encoding CsbD family protein — translation MKSGTKDRAKGTFHELKGKAKEIAGKVTDNPKLKAEGTGEKIAGKVQEKIGRVKKVLGK, via the coding sequence GTGAAATCCGGCACGAAGGACCGGGCGAAAGGCACGTTCCACGAACTGAAGGGAAAGGCCAAGGAGATCGCCGGGAAGGTCACCGACAATCCAAAGCTGAAAGCGGAAGGTACCGGTGAAAAGATCGCCGGCAAAGTCCAGGAAAAGATCGGCCGGGTCAAGAAGGTTTTGGGGAAGTAG
- a CDS encoding cardiolipin synthase B: MKPFLFFFLSVALLNLGGGCETLPKVSDAIDNASTQGPPQILSAKGLLSPEKSEALVERLKRSVAPTDILERYNAVIESVSGSPLTHGNKVTLLIDGPATYAAMFKAMENARDHINIETYIMEDDETGRRFSDLLLKKQAEGVQGNLVYDSRGSFNTPAPFFQRLRDAGIQVVAFNPINPLKARKSWRVAHPDHRKILIVDGKIAFTGGINISAVYSSRPSGGSRRSGGKQDNVAEVPWRDTDVQLEGPVVAEFQKLFLDTWERQRGPKLSDRNYFPDLKAVGNALVHAIGSSPGEDNRLTYVLYVSAITFSENSLHVTNAYFVPDDETVDALMSAARRGVDVKIVLPGTTDTSMTLHAGRYFYSRLLKSGVKLYKRRGVMLHAKTAVIDNVWSTVGSTNMDFWSFSTNDEVNAVILSKEFASKMEEMFAWDLAESDEIRLKEWEKRPVLDRIKQWIAHKFRRWL; this comes from the coding sequence ATCAAGCCTTTCCTTTTCTTTTTTCTGTCGGTCGCCCTGCTGAACCTCGGCGGTGGATGTGAGACCTTGCCCAAGGTTTCCGATGCGATCGATAATGCGAGCACCCAGGGACCTCCTCAAATCCTGTCGGCGAAAGGACTGTTGTCTCCCGAAAAAAGCGAGGCCCTGGTGGAACGTCTGAAGCGATCCGTCGCCCCGACGGACATCCTGGAACGTTACAACGCCGTCATCGAATCGGTGAGCGGAAGCCCGCTGACCCACGGGAACAAAGTCACCCTGCTGATCGATGGTCCGGCGACCTATGCCGCCATGTTCAAGGCGATGGAGAACGCCAGGGACCATATCAACATCGAGACCTACATCATGGAGGACGATGAGACGGGTCGCAGATTTTCCGATCTGTTATTGAAAAAGCAGGCGGAAGGCGTCCAGGGAAACCTCGTTTACGACAGCAGGGGCAGTTTCAACACTCCCGCTCCGTTTTTCCAGCGCCTGCGCGACGCGGGAATCCAGGTCGTCGCCTTCAACCCGATCAATCCGCTGAAGGCCCGCAAATCATGGAGAGTGGCGCATCCGGATCACCGCAAGATCCTGATCGTCGACGGCAAGATCGCTTTTACGGGAGGCATCAACATCAGTGCGGTTTATTCGAGCCGGCCTTCCGGGGGGAGCCGACGTTCCGGGGGGAAACAGGACAATGTGGCAGAGGTGCCCTGGCGTGACACGGACGTTCAGCTTGAAGGCCCGGTCGTGGCCGAATTCCAGAAACTGTTTCTCGACACGTGGGAGCGACAGAGGGGCCCGAAGCTTTCCGACCGGAACTACTTCCCGGACCTGAAAGCCGTCGGGAATGCCTTGGTGCACGCGATCGGCAGTTCCCCGGGAGAGGACAACAGGCTCACATACGTTTTGTACGTATCCGCCATCACGTTTTCGGAAAATTCGCTCCATGTGACGAATGCGTATTTCGTTCCCGACGACGAAACGGTGGACGCTCTCATGTCGGCCGCCCGGCGCGGAGTCGACGTGAAGATCGTCCTTCCCGGAACCACCGATACGTCCATGACCTTGCATGCCGGGCGGTATTTTTATTCCAGGCTTTTGAAATCGGGGGTGAAGTTATACAAGCGCCGCGGTGTCATGCTGCATGCGAAAACCGCGGTAATCGACAACGTCTGGTCGACCGTCGGCTCCACCAACATGGACTTCTGGAGTTTTTCGACCAATGACGAGGTGAACGCGGTGATTCTGAGCAAGGAATTCGCATCGAAAATGGAGGAGATGTTCGCCTGGGACCTCGCGGAGTCCGACGAGATTCGCCTGAAAGAGTGGGAAAAAAGACCCGTGCTCGACAGGATCAAGCAGTGGATTGCGCATAAATTCCGACGTTGGTTGTAA
- a CDS encoding DUF302 domain-containing protein → MSYYFTKIVDASFDEAVEKVTVELKKEGFGILTEIDVKETLKKKLNVDFRRYKILGACNPPYAYEALTAENKIGTMLPCNVIVQEIPGGQVEVTAIDPLASMRAIENPALTEIASEIGNKLKTVIGAM, encoded by the coding sequence ATGAGCTATTACTTCACCAAAATAGTGGACGCTTCCTTCGACGAGGCCGTGGAAAAGGTGACCGTTGAATTGAAAAAGGAAGGCTTCGGCATCCTGACCGAAATCGACGTCAAGGAGACACTGAAGAAAAAACTGAACGTGGATTTCAGGCGGTACAAAATCCTGGGAGCCTGCAATCCCCCGTATGCTTACGAGGCGCTGACGGCAGAGAATAAAATCGGAACCATGCTTCCCTGCAACGTCATCGTGCAGGAGATCCCAGGGGGCCAGGTCGAGGTCACGGCCATCGACCCCCTGGCGTCCATGCGGGCGATCGAAAATCCCGCGTTGACGGAGATCGCCTCCGAAATCGGCAATAAACTGAAAACCGTGATCGGCGCCATGTAA